Proteins encoded in a region of the Oscarella lobularis chromosome 5, ooOscLobu1.1, whole genome shotgun sequence genome:
- the LOC136187384 gene encoding uncharacterized protein: MESLKLTQCQPGKYSPNYSLYPCRPCPKNQYSDKYGATNCTDCPSNFVTKATESNSIKNCTCAPETCIHGTCVIQTGYTTVCICNAGFTGKACETPTTYLIGIGILVGLLLVGASYYCVKRVKKHQKAAEYTRVELEMAEETVAQLSNIWSVNDDEVEFERMIGQGSCGDVWTAQYRDQLVAIKILKIKADDCTDQQLQEYKDESDLLRSIFHANIVRFIGTGKTVDNKPFIALEYMERGSVRTELDSNYSNKAMEYALQVKYALHAAKGMRHLHRINRMHRNVKCDNLLINDKGTVEVADLGCTKMAPKITSSDDSAASVRGSRAVGTSLFRAPEILRGKTYNASVDVYSYGIALWEIMTTKYPYFEKFAQGLTTAEILDQIIQSDLRPEFTAACMEDLKKLAMLCWNGNPVYRPTFEEIVPKLEKIKLSI, from the coding sequence ATGGAGAGTCTCAAGTTAACGCAGTGCCAGCCTGGGAAGTACAGTCCTAATTACAGTCTCTATCCGTGTCGCCCATGTCCAAAAAACCAATACAGTGACAAATACGGAGCTACGAACTGTACCGATTGTCCGAGCAATTTTGTAACCAAGGCAACGGAGTCAAATTCCATAAAGAACTGCACCTGTGCGCCTGAAACATGCATTCACGGAACGTGCGTCATTCAAACTGGCTATACAACCGTCTGCATTTGCAACGCCGGATTTACTGGAAAAGCGTGCGAAACACCGACAACGTACCTCATTGGTATTGGAATCTTAGTCGGACTTCTACTCGTCGGTGCATCTTATTATTGCGTGAAGCGCGTGAAAAAGCATCAAAAAGCGGCCGAGTACACAAGAGTCGAACTGGAGATGGCTGAGGAAACGGTAGCCCAGTTGTCTAACATTTGGTCAGTCAACGATGACGAAGTTGAATTCGAGCGTATGATTGGACAAGGATCGTGTGGCGACGTATGGACGGCTCAGTACCGTGATCAACTTGTGGCCATCAAAATTCTTAAGATAAAAGCGGACGATTGCACTGACCAACAACTACAAGAAtacaaagacgaaagcgacttGCTCAGATCAATTTTCCACGCCAATATCGTTCGCTTCATCGGTACTGGAAAGACCGTCGACAACAAACCGTTCATTGCCTTGGAGTACATGGAAAGAGGATCAGTGCGAACTGAGTTAGACAGCAATTACTCAAATAAGGCAATGGAATATGCGCTCCAAGTCAAATATGCTCTGCATGCGGCAAAGGGAATGCGCCATCTTCATCGAATCAATCGTATGCACCGCAATGTCAAGTGCGATAACCTTCTCATCAACGACAAAGGAACCGTCGAAGTCGCGGATTTGGGTTGTACAAAAATGGCACCGAAGATTACCAGTAGCGATGACAGTGCTGCAAGTGTTCGAGGATCACGTGCAGTGGGTACATCATTATTCAGAGCTCCTGAGATACTTCGAGGCAAAACGTACAACGCTTCTGTTGACGTTTATAGCTACGGAATTGCATTGTGGGAAATTATGACAACAAAGTACCCGtatttcgaaaaattcgcgCAAGGACTCACAACGGCCGAAATTCTGGATCAAATAATTCAAAGCGACTTGCGACCAGAATTTACTGCTGCGTGCATGGAGGATTTAAAAAAACTGGCCATGTTATGCTGGAATGGGAATCCGGTTTATCGACCCACTTTTGAAGAGATCGTTCCAAAGCTGGAAAAAATCAAGCTGTCAATATAG
- the LOC136187001 gene encoding uncharacterized protein — translation MRNLAFGQRLVAYGNLPIRDSKKAIMSDSTTAYLGRPGTLSDAESTPPEYPTAASQVPLEYRVCEGVEEGFEFDNLWTRSESVENADDTESVESFVFSDESYYGGELTMAEEELFDGVREGNIDEVKRILSSSPSIRLQKRKNRLKIDSSDGKFVLGDWSPICLAAFKRNLEIVKLLMTCRFYKIWWKLTLRIIYSESQVFSSFYVGPELFYYNQTVLSLMDIACALGDEELVDDLLHSNFMARGYELFSPLCWCLANRRERIARKLVRKRASRICSTPKNIRDDDLRLCFRAACLGGMKMIELYFNIFGELIIGRFWLCPEGISFAAFGVHRDVIQFLIKFEFEQNFSIQQYGRTVLPYLCSSNRKTEAERICLLKYILQTAEGHIFLDDKNEHHVIPPPLYLAFLHTNMELAKVLVDMKAQTQFEGECAKFVIAKAMDMQYVCVAREMAKLGLVFQQLPSNIADEAGNAHVDQSVFDSFVTEKVIRPETSYSLQWACYWGSEKSIKVLFEGGASVEERNEEGKTPAFSCLNYLSNLRFLFDHCRASIEAVDENGDSLLHNYALVHYRYGFQCLNQIKYLVERGLSVTQTNARGEMPYDVGVGESSVFLFSEYMKTRYALLDKEHVKPAWVQFSFVGTPKAGKTTLSNALRLKLKIINSDERTAAVEVHNTNVPGVGLSSLWDFGGQISFRVAHAIFFNYSLSAFILVIDVCHENGGNKTREEVFEEAVESLAFVKSARKIIAMKSGKVTLITVGNKRTGDDEDSDLTPRSEFKWAIEDAVDAFRGVFLSAAVVELDCNKPSSNAMTDFRRQIREIRDNCVKTADLVPKVCEHLKYLIFTKLNKTPVSTRLLSEEDFGKLLTDILKRSLPAEVSVARLASYLHDTGSIVHFPHLERIFLRPSILVTNMIGPLLSSPKVFPISAVTAASGKATKAQMEKALNRFKEKQESEGNVTGTFSISEAIEVMLDLGLCCQIQGEENVYYIPSLIEEVKPRGVWKKFPDLTFYRGRRYVVSNETTDIVPPPVFALLQSRCSVLSGYRILLWKNGLKLQSDGGPDAAECLIEMTSARRWIDVVVRCREGDERAAERTLETLKVVIEAVRDERSPGTPMEWCYLSTKDLQDHNQDVAVYKLNTAIEKQRRHERIRAERIRAEHSRGGSFPMCQVKDLMFPVWRGDDENARFPDAEEKVTKLLMRAVASAGRAEWESICCELLDTCDLKDIKRASDQSRVCLQIALELWVSRRGERATVGRLMKACERSKIARTCIEKEYEDLLD, via the exons ATGAGGAACTTGGCGTTCGGGCAGAGACTGGTTGCATATGGAAACCTCCCTATCCGGGACAGCAAAAAGGCGATCATGTCCGACTCTACTACTGCGTATCTAGGGCGGCCCGGTACACTGTCCGATGCCGAATCCACGCCACCGGAATACCCAACAG CGGCTTCGCAAGTGCCATTAGAATACCGTGTTTGCGAAGGTGTCGAAGAAGGCTTTGAGTTTGACAATTTGTGGACAAGGAGCGAATCTGTCGAGAACGCGGACGATACAGAAAGTGTTGAGTCATTTGTTTTCTCCGATGAATCATATTATGGCGGCGAGCTGACAATGGCGGAAGAAGAGCTGTTTGACGGCGTGAGGGAAGGCAACATAGACGAAGTGAAGAGAATTCTTTCGAGTTCACCAAGCATACGCttgcagaaaagaaagaatagATTGAAAATCGACAGTTCTGATGGAAAATTTGTTCTG GGGGATTGGTCACCTATCTGTCTTGCTGCATTTAAAAGAAATCTTGAAATAGTGAAATTGCTGATGACTTGCCGTTTCTATAAAATTTGGTGGAAATTAACGCTAAGAATAATTTACTCTGAATCTCAagtcttttcttccttttacgttggccctgaacttttCTACTACAACCAAACT GTGCTCTCGTTGATGGATATTGCTTGTGCTCTTGGAGATGAAGAACTTGTTGACGATCTTTTGCACTCGAATTTTATGGCAAGAGGATACGAG CTATTCAGTCCTCTCTGTTGGTGTCTGGCAAACAGACGCGAGCGAATTGCCAGGAAATTAGTCAGGAAAAGAGCTTCAAGAATTTGCTCTACTCCCAAAAACAtacgtgacgacgacttg AGACTGTGCTTTCGAGCTGCTTGCTTGGGAGGAATGAAAATGATCGAGCTCTACTTTAACATTTTTGGCGAACTCATTATTGGTAGATTTTGGCTATGTCCTGAAGGC ATTTCCTTTGCTGCATTTGGTGTGCATCGTGACGTAATACAGTTTCTGattaaatttgaatttgaacaaaatttttcaataCAACAG TATGGTAGAACTGTTCTACCGTATTTGTGTTCCTCTAATCGGAAAACCGAGGCGGAGAGAATTTGTTTGCTCAAGTATATTCTTCAAACTGCCGAAGGACACATCTTTCTTGATGACAAGAACGAA CATCATGTCATACCTCCTCCTTTGTATCTTGCTTTTCTGCATACGAACATGGAATTGGCAAAAGTTCTCGTTGACATGAAAGCACAAACTCAGTTCGAGGGAGAA TGTGCAAAATTTGTTATTGCGAAGGCAATGGATATGCAATATGTTTGTGTTGCACGTGAAATGGCGAAGCTGGGACTCGTTTTTCAGCAATTACCTTCTAACATAGCAGAC GAAGCGGGTAATGCGCATGTAGATCAATCCGTCTTTGACTCTTTTGTTACGGAAAAAGTTATTCGGCCTGAGACGTCTTACAGTTTACAATGGGCGTGTTACTGGGGCTCTGAAAAGTCAATAAAAGTCTTGTTTGAGGGAGGAGCAAGCGTTGAAGAACGTAATGAG GAAGGAAAGACTCCCGCCTTCTCCTGCTTGAATTACTTGTCGAATCTCCGGTTTCTATTTGATCATTGCCGGGCAAGTATTGAAGCCGTTGATGAG AATGGAGATTCTTTGCTACACAATTATGCGCTCGTACATTACCGGTATGGTTTTCAATGTCTAAATCAAATAAAGTATTTGGTTGAGCGCGGTCTCTCAGTTACGCAAACCAACGCG CGAGGAGAAATGCCTTACGATGTGGGAGTAGGTGAATCAagtgtttttctcttttctgaaTAC ATGAAGACCCGTTACGCTCTCCTTGACAAGGAACATGTGAAGCCAGCCTGGGTTCAATTCAGCTTTGTTGGCACACCTAAAGCGGGCAAAACAACGCTTTCTAATGCTCTCCGcctcaaattgaaaatcatAAATTCGGACGAGAGAACGGCGGCCGTCGAAGTTCACAATACGAATGTTCCCGGAGTCGGATTATCTTCTCTTTGGGATTTCGGGGGACAAATTTCTTTCCGAGTTGCCCATGCAATATTTTTCAACTATTCGCTTTCTGCCTTTATTCTTGTCATCGACGTGTGCCATGAAAACGGCGGGAATAAAACGAGGGAAGAAGTTTTCGAAGAGGCCGTCGAATCTTTGGCATTCGTCAAATCAGCTCGTAAAATCATTGCAATGAAATCGGGTAAGGTGACTCTGATCACCGTCGGCAACAAACGaacgggcgacgacgaagacagcgATTTAACACCTCGTTCAGAATTCAAATGGGCCATCGAGGACGCAGTTGATGCATTTCGCGGCGTCTTTCTTAGCGCTGCCGTTGTAGAACTTGACTGCAATAAGCCGAGTTCCAATGCTATGACCGACTTTCGCCGTCAAATAAGAGAAATTCGAGACAACTGCGTCAAG ACTGCTGATCTAGTTCCCAAAGTGTGCGAGCATCTGAAATACCTCATTTTTACCAAGTTGAATAAGACGCCTGTCTCAACTCGGCTTCTGAGCGAAGAAGACTTTGGAAAATTGCTCACAGACATTCTGAAACGCTCGCTTCCAGCTGAAGTGTCTGTTGCAAGACTTGCCTCGTATTTGCACGACACCGGTTCT ATTGTCCATTTTCCCCATCTCGAACGGATCTTTCTTCGTCCGTCGATACTTGTCACCAATATGATTggtcctcttctttcttctcccaaAGTCTTTCCTATCAGCGCTGTCACTGCTGCATCAGGCAAAGCCACGAAAGCCCAAATGGAGAAAGCGCTGAATCGtttcaaagaaaagcaagaatCAGAAGGAAACGTCACGGGCACGTTCAGCATAAGCGAAGCAATCGAAGTCATGCTTGATCTCGGTCTTTGCTGCCAAATtcaaggagaagagaacgtcTACTACATTCCATCTCTAATTGAGGAGGTGAAACCGAGAGGAGTCTGGAAAAAATTTCCCGATTTGACATTCTATCGAGGCCGTCGATATGTGGTTAGCAACGAGACAACAGACATCGTTCCTCCACCGGTCTTTGCGTTGCTGCAAAGTCGGTGTTCTGTTTTATCAGGCTATCGCATTTTGCTGTGGAAAAATGGCTTGAAATTGCAGTCAGATGGTGGCCCTGATGCTGCAGAGTGTCTCATTGAGATGACCAGCGCAAGGAGATGGATTGACGTAGTTGTTCGTTGCCGCGAAGGAGATGAAAGAGCGGCCGAAAGAACACTTGAGACACTCAAAGTGGTCATTGAAGCTGTCCGCGACGAAAGATCTCCTGGTACTCCGATGGAGTGGTGCTATCTCTCCACTAAAGATCTGCAAGACCATAATCAAGACGTTGCCGTCTACAAACTCAATACAGCAATTGAAAAGCAACGCCGCCACGAGCGTATCAGAGCTGAGCGTATCAGAGCTGAGCATAGCAGAGGCGGTAGCTTTCCCATGTGTCAAGTAAAAGATTTGATGTTTCCTGTTTGGCGAGGGGACGATGAGAATGCTCGCTTTCCAGatgctgaagagaaagtgacCAAATTGCTTATGAGAGCCGTCGCATCGGCTGGTCGAGCTGAGTGGGAGAGCATCTGCTGTGAGTTGTTAGACACGTGCGACTTGAAGGATATCAAACGAGCGAGTGATCAGAGTAGGGTGTGCTTGCAAATTGCTCTTGAATTGTGGGTGAGCCGGCGCGGCGAACGTGCAACGGTCGGCCGCCTCATGAAGGCATGTGAAAGATCGAAGATTGCTAGGACATGCATTGAAAAGGAGTATGAAGACTTATTAGATTGA